The following nucleotide sequence is from Mangifera indica cultivar Alphonso chromosome 1, CATAS_Mindica_2.1, whole genome shotgun sequence.
aaggtcaaaaaactTGTTTCTATTTAAGGTATAGTGAAAGTTTATAGTTGTAtcctccaattttaaaaattttaaatacctatttatatgtaaatttttattaaaatttttagttaagattaaggataaaatcgttatttaataataatatttaaaaaaataaaattttatatcattttactccattgatttggaaaactaataatttttcataaaattaagtttaaaatgtGACATTTTTGCCCCCActtaagttttcaatttttgttagcGATTTTTCCATGAATGATGattgatctctctctctcttgatgATATTTTTTCCTTTGGCACTTTTGTTTCGACTAACAATGTTTAGATTCTATCCCTTCGATCGAAGACATTTAGATTTGATAGAATCTAAATATCATCAATTAGAGAGAAGTGTTGGAAGGAGAGAGATTAGCCATTGTTTATTGGAAAAtagttgatgaaaatttaaacCTTAAGTACgggaaaatatcatattttaaaacttaattttagaagaaattattaattttttaaataaaaaataaaataatataaacttttattttttaaatattattgttaaataacaattttactattaattataactaaaaattttaataaaaatttgtttaagattagtgtttaaattttttaaaattaaaaagtgagTATTTGACTTGGTGGAAATAAGttttttgaccaaaaataataataataataataatattattattattatactaaGCCAGAAACGTTGTAACCTCACCGTTTGTTAACCGGATCTGACGCCGCTACAATCCTTCCAATTGTACAAAACAACGGGCGGGGGTATTGTTCATCCGAATCCTTGCTGCCAGCGTCGCTAGAAAACCCTAGCAAAAACTCTTCCACGGATGATGAAGAGGCCATCTCGGACCAGCAACACTGCAGACAAAATCTCTCAAAACCCAACATCCTCCTCCAGGATTCCATTTCGTCCCCAAAAAATCCGAAAACTTATTACCCCCGCCCCTCCTAATCCTGTCGACAATCCTGTTAATTCGCCCAAAATTGTTAAGCCGCTTACATTCGATGGCGAAATAGACCTCGCTCTGCAATATCTACGCGGCACAGATCCTCTTTTAGCAACCCTCATAGACACACATCGTCCACCCTCATTTGAGTCTGGTCGAACGCCATTTTTGTCTCTCGTTAAGAGTATACTCTATCAGCAACTGGCCTACAAGGCTGCGAAATCAATCTACGATCGTTTCCTCTCCCTGCTTGGGGGCGAAGATAAGGTCCTTGCTGATGCAGTTATATCCATCTCAGCTCAACGGCTACGTGAATTGGGAGTTTCGTTTCGAAAAGCGAGCTACATTCATGACCTAGCAGACAAGTATATGAAGGGGATTTTATCGGATGATTTGATTCTTCAAATGGACGATGAGATGCTTTTCAAAATGTTGACGAGTGTGAAGGGTGTTGGCCCGTGGTCTGTTCACATGTTTATGATGTTCTCACTGCACAAGCCTGATGTTTTACCGGTCAGTGATTTGGGAGTGAGAAAAGGAGTGCAAGCTCTGTATGGATTGAAAGAGTTGCCAGGGGCTTTGAAAATGGAAGAGGTTTGTGAGAAGTGGAGGCCCTACAGGTCTGTTGGGGCTTGGTACATGTGGAGATTAATGGAAGCCAAAGGAACTTCACCAAATGGAAGTACAGGTGAAACAATTCTCGAAGCACCATagattatatattgattttcaattttagaaTTCTGGGTGTATGTAATTGTGCTTTAAATAAGACCTAGTTTCTGATTTCCTCTGAATCAACCAAGTAATACTTCATTTTGCAATTATTAACTCTAAAGCTTATCGTCACACTTACACAATATTGATTGTGCCTTTACAAAAACATAGCAATACTTATTACCCAAATCATACATACATATTGGTGCCCAAGTGAAGTCCAATGGAAAATACAATACAACACCCACCATGTTTGAACAGGAATTCTGCAAGTAGCTCACTTGTGGTCGAACCCAGCGCCATTGCTTGCCATTTTCATCAGATTTTCGATACCTTTCACAACCATTGCTTCATGCCACAGCAGTTCACCATCATGTTGCGCTTCCTCCTTTAACACTCTACATCCGTCGCTCTCCGCCATCACTCACCCCATCTCATCACATCATCATCGCCACACAGCATCAGTTCAACCACCAATTCTTTCacccaaaaccaaaaccaacaacTAGAACAAAATAATGACAATTCCAGGCAATCTCAAATCCTCCAACTTTGAACTTGACCTGGATCGACCAAACATAGAGGTCTATATCTCTTCTAGATTCTCCAACAACTAGAACTTTGTGGTGGTTTTTTGTCTTTAGCTGCAATTCAACCTTTGAACCAACCATAATCTTTTGACTAGAGTCTGAATCCAGCTCTTAGTGTTGGTATTGGTGGTGCTGATCATGTGGGAGTATCTTCAGCAAACACAATTTTATCAATCTTAGAGTTGCTATTGGTGGTGGTAATTTGGGTCATTTGCAGGGATATATCATCCTTTTTCCTCAACCAACACAAATTTACTAGACTGATAATAGAGAGAAGAGTGTAATATGAATGGAGGGCGATTTTTGTTGTTTGGAATTAATTGTTGTTGGTGCCATCAATTCAATCCCATTGGTATGCAATTTCTAAAATAACAACTACTTTAAAACAGATTCTATTTTTCTTAGTTGCGAATGTGGCATTCGGAATTGATGAGTTTGGCTCTGATGATGCTATCATTGACATGAGACCTTGTCCAAACACATTATCATAGGAAAATGTTGAAAAGCTGAAcatttgttaaaaatgaaactCGATTACATTATTTAGTTTGTGAATTACTTCATACTAATGGAAATATGAAGAAGGATTGTTTGGTGACAGTTGAAGAACAGGTTTGTATTTCTTACATGTACTTTCTCATCATGTAAAGACTTGTACTACCAGTAGTAGATTTTATAGATCGGATGAGACCATAAGTAGATACTTTAACTCAATGTTAAATGGAGTGCTACGGTTGCATGATAGTTTATTGTTTCCAGGGCTGGATGGTTGCACTGATCCGAAATGTAAATGGATTAAGGTATGTTATATGTTAGAATAAGTTCTTATACTATAGAATACCATCTGAAATCCTAAggtatatctattttttcttttctttttaatatagaaTTTTTTGGGAGCTTTAGAAGGTACATGTATTAACATGTGCTCCTGAAGTCAACAGACTAAGATACATAGCAATAGGAAAGGTGTGTGATCACAAGATATGAAGTTCATTTTTGTGTTACCTAGATAGGAGGGTTCAGCCTCTAACTTAAGGGGTATTTAGAGATGCATTATATAGGCCTCACTGtttaaaacaaagaagaatATTTTAACATGAAACACGTATCTGCAAGAAATGTTGTTGAGAGATGTTTTGACTTGCATAAAATGCATCATTATTATTACTACATGTTATCTCATACATAATCTTGTCAGAAGAGAGATGACTGTCAATCCATTAGAGAACATGGGTGAGGTGCATATGGTAAAACTGAACATGTGGAACTATAAACACCAATTGAGCAGACAATCAAGAGGAGGCTCATGAAGAAGAACCTAGTTCCCCAATGTCATTGCAAAAGGGCTCAACTTCTCATGTTAGAGATCCTTCCAAATCTCTAACTGCTGGATTTGGATAAACTGCCGCGACAATTTGTGATTTATTTGTTGAATCTTTTAGAAAACATGGAGACATTAACAAACTGCATCTTCAAAGATAAAAGAGGATTGCAGTGACATAAGAACTTGCATTTATTTTGTtaccaaac
It contains:
- the LOC123208819 gene encoding DNA-3-methyladenine glycosylase 1-like isoform X4, which translates into the protein MMKRPSRTSNTADKISQNPTSSSRIPFRPQKIRKLITPAPPNPVDNPVNSPKIVKPLTFDGEIDLALQYLRGTDPLLATLIDTHRPPSFESGRTPFLSLVKSILYQQLAYKAAKSIYDRFLSLLGGEDKVLADAVISISAQRLRELGVSFRKASYIHDLADKYMKGILSDDLILQMDDEMLFKMLTSVKGVGPWSVHMFMMFSLHKPDVLPVSDLGVRKGVQALYGLKELPGALKMEEVCEKWRPYRSVGAWYMWRLMEAKGTSPNGSTER
- the LOC123208819 gene encoding DNA-3-methyladenine glycosylase 1-like isoform X2; amino-acid sequence: MMKRPSRTSNTADKISQNPTSSSRIPFRPQKIRKLITPAPPNPVDNPVNSPKIVKPLTFDGEIDLALQYLRGTDPLLATLIDTHRPPSFESGRTPFLSLVKSILYQQLAYKAAKSIYDRFLSLLGGEDKVLADAVISISAQRLRELGVSFRKASYIHDLADKYMKGILSDDLILQMDDEMLFKMLTSVKGVGPWSVHMFMMFSLHKPDVLPVSDLGVRKGVQALYGLKELPGALKMEEVCEKWRPYRSVGAWYMWRLMEAKGTSPNGSTGLDGCTDPKCKWIKRDDCQSIREHG
- the LOC123208819 gene encoding DNA-3-methyladenine glycosylase 1-like isoform X1, with protein sequence MMKRPSRTSNTADKISQNPTSSSRIPFRPQKIRKLITPAPPNPVDNPVNSPKIVKPLTFDGEIDLALQYLRGTDPLLATLIDTHRPPSFESGRTPFLSLVKSILYQQLAYKAAKSIYDRFLSLLGGEDKVLADAVISISAQRLRELGVSFRKASYIHDLADKYMKGILSDDLILQMDDEMLFKMLTSVKGVGPWSVHMFMMFSLHKPDVLPVSDLGVRKGVQALYGLKELPGALKMEEVCEKWRPYRSVGAWYMWRLMEAKGTSPNGSTGLDGCTDPKCKWIKKRDDCQSIREHG
- the LOC123208819 gene encoding DNA-3-methyladenine glycosylase 1-like isoform X3, producing MMKRPSRTSNTADKISQNPTSSSRIPFRPQKIRKLITPAPPNPVDNPVNSPKIVKPLTFDGEIDLALQYLRGTDPLLATLIDTHRPPSFESGRTPFLSLVKSILYQQLAYKAAKSIYDRFLSLLGGEDKVLADAVISISAQRLRELGVSFRKASYIHDLADKYMKGILSDDLILQMDDEMLFKMLTSVKGVGPWSVHMFMMFSLHKPDVLPVSDLGVRKGVQALYGLKELPGALKMEEVCEKWRPYRSVGAWYMWRLMEAKGTSPNGSTEER